One segment of Pempheris klunzingeri isolate RE-2024b chromosome 20, fPemKlu1.hap1, whole genome shotgun sequence DNA contains the following:
- the acsl5 gene encoding long-chain-fatty-acid--CoA ligase 5: MDFLFQLLFSPLPTSAIISLFALAAATLFYLNTRPSPLRTPVDLNCQTVGIKEGARKTALLENNNTLISYCYNDAKTIYEVFQRGLTVSGNGPCLGYRKPGRPYQWLKYKQVSDRAEHLGSGLLQKGLKPNQETFIGIFAQNRPEWIIGELACYTYSMVAVPLYDTLGPEALVFIIDQADITTVLCDNQSKAEMLLQTREKGQTPVLKTIIIMDSFNCELVERGAKCGVDIVSMQDVEALGKRNLQKPVPPKPDDLSIVCFTSGTTGNPKGAMLTHENVVSDAAGVIKGIEVSIVPSTQDVSISFLPLAHMFERVVQTVMYSAGARVGFFQGDIRLLPDDMKTLQPTIFPVVPRLLNRVYDKVQSGAQSPFKKWLLNFAVERKYAEVREGIIRKNSIWDKLIFHKVQESLGGRVRIMVTGAAPISPSVLNFLRAVLGCQIFEAYGQTECTAGCTFTMPGDATSGHVGAPLPCNIVKLVDVEEMNYFASNGEGEVCIKGRNVFKGYLKDPEKTAEALDKDGWLHTGDIGKWLPSGVLKIIDRKKNIFKLAQGEYIAPEKIENVYVRSGPVAQVFVHGDSLQSCLVAVVVPDSEVLPGFAKNQGCQGSIEELCKNTTIKKAILSDMTKLGKEAGLKSFEQVKAVYLHPEQFTIENGLLTPTLKAKRAELKTLFQPQIDKLYANIQ, encoded by the exons ATGGACTTCCTTTTCCAGTTGCTGTTCTCCCCTCTCCCGACCTCGGCCATCATCTCCCTGTTTGCCTTGGCAGCCGCGACCCTATTTTACCTCAACACACGACCAAGCCCCCTCCGGACCCCCGTCGACCTCAACTGCCAAACTGTGGGCATCAAG GAGGGAGCGAGGAAGACTGCATTGCTTGAGAACAACAACACCCTGATCTCGTATTGCTATAATGACGCCAAGACCATCTATGAGGTTTTTCAGAGAGGTCTGACCGTTTCAG GTAATGGGCCGTGTTTGGGCTATAGAAAACCAGGAAGGCCGTACCAGTGGCTGAAGTACAAACAG GTGTCTGATAGAGCGGAGCACCTGGGGTCAGGACTACTTCAGAAGGGTTTGAAGCCAAACCAGGAGACTTTTATTGGCATCTTTGCTCAGAACAGACCTGAG TGGATTATCGGTGAACTGGCCTGTTACACCTACTCCATGGTAGCAGTTCCCCTGTACGACACCCTGGGTCCTGAGGCTCTTGTGTTCATTATCGACCAAG CGGATATCACCACAGTGCTTTGCGACAATCAAAGCAAAGCAGAAATGCTGCTGCAGACCCGGGAGAAAGGCCAGACTCCAGTTCTCAAAACTATCATCATCATGGATTCCTTCAACTGTGAGCTGGTCGAGCGAGGAGCCAAGTGTGGGGTGGACATCGTGTCCATGCAGGATGTGGAG GCTCTGGGGAAACGTAATCTTCAAAAGCCAGTT CCACCAAAGCCAGATGACCTCAGTATTGTTTGCTTCACCAGTGGCACAACAG GAAACCCTAAGGGAGCAATGTTGACCCATGAGAATGTGGTCTCTGATGCTGCAGGTGTCATCAAAGGCATTGAG GTGTCAATAGTTCCATCTACCCAGGATGTCAGCATTTCATTCCTGCCATTAGCGCACATGTTTGAGAGAGTCGTACAG ACGGTGATGTATAGCGCTGGAGCTAGGGTGGGATTCTTCCAGGGTGACATCAGACTGCTGCCAGACGACATGAAAACCCTGCAGCCCACCATTTTCCCAGTTGTGCCTCGACTTCTCAATCGTGTCTATGACAAA GTTCAGAGTGGGGCCCAATCACCTTTCAAGAAGTGGCTGCTGAACTTTGCTGTGGAGAGGAAATATGCTGAAGTGAGGGAGGGCATCATCAGGAAGAACAGCATATGGGACAAGCTCATCTTCCACAAAGTGCAG GAGTCACTTGGGGGACGCGTGCGGATCATGGTGACGGGAGCAGCACCCATATCTCCCTCCGTTCTCAACTTCCTCAGGGCTGTTCTGGGTTGCCAG ATCTTTGAGGCATACGGCCAGACAGAGTGCACAGCCGGCTGCACCTTCACCATGCCAGGAGATGCCACCTCAG GGCACGTTGGGGCGCCGCTGCCTTGTAACATTGTGAAGTTGGTGGATGTTGAAGAAATGAACTACTTTGCTTCAAATGGCGAAGGGGAG GTCTGTATCAAAGGTAGAAATGTGTTCAAGGGCTACCTGAAAGACCCAGAGAAGACGGCGGAGGCCTTGGATAAAGACGGTTGGCTCCACACTGGAGACATTGGAAAATGGCTTCCA AGTGGCGTTCTGAAAATTATTGACCGGAAGAAGAATATCTTCAAGCTGGCTCAAGGGGAGTACATAGCACCAGAGAAGATTGAGAATGTGTATGTACGCAGTGGACCTGTGGCCCAAGTGTTTGTGCATGGAGACAGTCTACAG TCCTGCCTGGTTGCTGTTGTGGTCCCTGACTCTGAAGTCCTGCCAGGTTTTGCCAAAAATCAGGGATGCCAAGGCTCCATTGAAGAGCTCTGCAAAAACACA aCAATTAAAAAAGCCATTCTTTCAGACATGACCAAACTGGGCAAAGAGGCAGGACTCAAATCGTTTGAGCAg GTGAAAGCTGTCTACCTCCACCCAGAACAGTTCACCATCGAGAATGGTCTGCTAACTCCAACTCTGAAGGCCAAGAGGGCCGAGCTCAAAACTCTCTTCCAGCCACAGATCGATAAACTGTATGCTAACATCCAATAA